The Triticum aestivum cultivar Chinese Spring chromosome 7B, IWGSC CS RefSeq v2.1, whole genome shotgun sequence genome window below encodes:
- the LOC123155907 gene encoding putative disease resistance protein At1g50180 has product MGDYLKQVVQDEIGTMLGVSGEIDKLGDKLLDLKNFLADADSRNITDKTVQVWVGQLKRAMYEAADILDLCQLKAMEKRGPSSAEAGCCNPLLFCMRNPFHAREIGTRIKALNQRLDSIKQRSATSNFINLGSYED; this is encoded by the coding sequence ATGGGGGACTACCTCAAGCAGGTGGTACAAGATGAGATCGGAACGATGCTGGGCGTCTCCGGAGAGATCGACAAGTTGGGAGACAAGCTTCTGGACCTAAAGAACTTCCTTGCGGATGCTGATAGCAGGAACATCACCGACAAGACCGTCCAGGTCTGGGTGGGGCAGCTCAAGCGCGCCATGTATGAAGCTGCTGACATCCTTGACCTCTGCCAGCTCAAGGCGATGGAGAAGCGTGGGCCATCCTCTGCAGAAGCAGGGTGTTGCAACCCCTTGCTTTTCTGCATGAGGAACCCCTTCCATGCTCGTGAGATCGGCACCCGCATCAAGGCGCTCAACCAGAGGCTTGATTCCATCAAGCAGCGCAGCGCTACTTCCAACTTCATCAATCTTGGGTCATACGAGGATTGA